One Paenibacillus sp. FSL W8-0186 genomic window carries:
- a CDS encoding metalloregulator ArsR/SmtB family transcription factor: MDKPVKTINKYDAACPEEEANLQSLRTSLMDQETSSEMANWFKTFSDPTRLRIMDALLQKELCVQDLTVLLDMGQSAISHQLRILRNMRIVKRRKEGKTVFYSLDDEHIEQIFLQTLQHIKHG, translated from the coding sequence ATGGACAAACCCGTTAAAACAATTAATAAATACGATGCGGCCTGCCCGGAAGAAGAGGCGAATCTGCAATCCCTGCGCACTTCACTTATGGATCAGGAGACCTCTTCGGAGATGGCCAACTGGTTCAAGACCTTTAGTGACCCTACTCGTCTTCGTATTATGGATGCTCTGCTGCAAAAGGAATTATGCGTGCAGGATCTCACGGTGCTTCTCGACATGGGGCAATCGGCCATTTCCCATCAACTGAGAATACTCCGCAACATGCGCATTGTTAAGAGGCGGAAGGAAGGCAAGACGGTGTTTTATTCCCTGGATGATGAGCATATCGAGCAGATTTTTCTGCAAACGCTCCAGCATATTAAACATGGCTAG
- a CDS encoding nitrite reductase: MEDSNVKIAINGGIGFGSKLNAKQLAVITKYMHENDELELTTFQQLYITVPESDVVMLKEEFEQVGLACYPVGNFVKSLRTCNFCKGAEEEGMPVAVELNRILAGRPVPFTLRPAYTGCLIGCGEPLIHDIGVMKVRGGYNLYIGGKSKGADARVGVLLLEEATPEELYGAVEQIIEIYSGQGKRREPFAKFVDRYGFENIYHAITGSSPQ, encoded by the coding sequence ATGGAGGATTCGAATGTTAAGATAGCCATTAATGGCGGCATTGGATTCGGTTCAAAATTGAATGCAAAACAGCTGGCTGTTATTACAAAATACATGCATGAAAATGACGAATTAGAGTTAACCACTTTTCAGCAATTATATATTACGGTGCCTGAAAGCGATGTAGTGATGCTCAAGGAGGAGTTTGAGCAAGTTGGACTTGCGTGTTATCCTGTTGGAAACTTTGTAAAAAGCTTAAGGACCTGCAATTTTTGTAAAGGAGCTGAGGAAGAAGGCATGCCGGTAGCCGTCGAGCTGAATAGAATATTGGCGGGCAGGCCAGTTCCTTTTACGCTTCGTCCGGCGTATACAGGCTGTCTCATTGGGTGCGGCGAGCCTTTAATTCATGATATAGGCGTAATGAAGGTCAGAGGCGGGTACAATCTTTATATTGGCGGCAAATCCAAGGGGGCAGATGCCAGGGTCGGTGTTTTGCTCTTGGAGGAGGCGACGCCAGAGGAGCTGTATGGTGCTGTTGAACAAATCATTGAAATCTATTCGGGGCAGGGTAAAAGAAGAGAGCCCTTTGCTAAGTTCGTGGACCGGTACGGATTTGAAAATATATACCATGCAATCACAGGTTCAAGTCCCCAGTAA
- a CDS encoding heavy metal translocating P-type ATPase, with amino-acid sequence MSDTKEINLQISGMTCAACAVRIEKGLNKLEGVEEANVNFALEKTKIKYDPSKTDVSKFQQKVESLGYKVVTEKAEFDISGMTCAACAARIEKRLNKLDGVNKAAVNFAVETALVEYNPDEVSTADMMEAIKKLGYSLILKVENAEKGDHKEREIQQQKGKFIFSAILAFPLLWAMVSHFEFTSFIWLPEMFMNPWVQLALATPIQFIVGGQFYIGAYKALRNKSANMDVLVALGTSAAYFYSLYLSFASIGSDSHMVELYYETSAVLITLIILGKLFEAKAKGRSSEAIKKLMGLQAKTATVLRDGQEISIPIEEVLTGDIVYVKPGEKVPVDGIIAEGRSALDESMITGESIPVDKTIGDTVIGSTINKNGFLKIEATKVGKDTALAQIIKVVEEAQGSKAPIQRLADTISGIFVPIVVGIAIVTFLIWYFFVTPGNFAESLEKFIAVLVIACPCALGLATPTSIMAGSGRAAEYGILFKGGEHLETAHRIDTIILDKTGTITNGKPTLTDVILANEHNEPEFLRLVGAAEKSSEHPLAEAIVEGIKEKGIPLGSSESFEAIPGFGIQSRVEGKDLFIGTRRLMKNHNISIPDAHLARMEDLEKQGKTAMLVAVDNEFAGIVAVADTVKDTSKEAIARLKKLGLDVVMITGDNTQTAKAIAHQVGIDHVIAEVLPEGKAEEVKKLQQAGKKVAMVGDGINDAPALATADIGMAIGTGTDVAMEAADITLIRGDLNSIADAIYMSKMTIRNIKQNLFWALAYNSLGVPIAALGFLAPWVAGAAMAFSSVSVVLNALRLQRIKLIA; translated from the coding sequence ATGAGCGATACCAAAGAAATCAATCTGCAGATTTCCGGCATGACCTGCGCGGCTTGTGCGGTAAGAATAGAAAAAGGTCTTAACAAGCTGGAGGGCGTAGAAGAGGCTAACGTGAATTTTGCCCTTGAAAAAACGAAAATCAAATATGACCCGAGTAAGACGGATGTGAGTAAGTTTCAGCAAAAGGTCGAGTCGCTGGGCTATAAAGTTGTGACTGAAAAAGCTGAGTTTGATATATCCGGCATGACCTGCGCGGCATGCGCAGCTAGGATAGAGAAGCGGTTAAATAAACTGGATGGCGTTAACAAGGCGGCCGTAAACTTTGCCGTTGAAACAGCCCTTGTAGAATACAATCCTGATGAAGTATCCACTGCAGATATGATGGAGGCTATTAAAAAGCTGGGGTATTCTCTCATCCTGAAGGTGGAGAATGCTGAGAAAGGCGACCATAAAGAACGAGAAATCCAGCAGCAAAAGGGAAAGTTTATCTTTTCAGCTATTCTGGCCTTCCCGCTGCTATGGGCAATGGTAAGCCATTTTGAATTTACATCCTTCATTTGGCTGCCGGAGATGTTCATGAACCCTTGGGTGCAGTTAGCGCTTGCCACACCGATACAGTTCATAGTAGGGGGACAATTTTATATCGGTGCCTATAAAGCCTTGAGAAATAAAAGCGCCAATATGGATGTGCTGGTGGCTCTCGGCACGTCTGCGGCTTATTTTTACAGTCTCTATTTGAGCTTTGCTTCCATCGGGTCGGACTCCCATATGGTGGAGCTCTATTATGAAACAAGCGCTGTGCTCATCACTTTGATCATTCTGGGGAAATTATTCGAAGCCAAGGCCAAAGGGCGATCCTCTGAAGCCATCAAGAAATTAATGGGGCTGCAAGCAAAGACTGCCACAGTCTTAAGAGACGGCCAAGAAATAAGCATTCCCATTGAAGAAGTACTGACAGGGGATATCGTATATGTAAAGCCAGGCGAGAAGGTGCCTGTAGACGGCATTATTGCTGAAGGCCGCTCCGCTTTGGATGAGTCGATGATCACCGGTGAAAGTATACCTGTTGATAAAACGATCGGCGACACAGTCATAGGCTCAACCATTAACAAAAACGGGTTTCTCAAAATCGAAGCAACGAAGGTTGGCAAAGATACGGCTTTGGCGCAAATTATAAAAGTAGTGGAGGAAGCCCAAGGCTCGAAAGCTCCGATCCAGCGTCTGGCCGATACGATTTCCGGAATATTTGTACCGATTGTTGTAGGCATAGCCATTGTTACTTTTTTAATCTGGTATTTCTTTGTAACACCTGGCAATTTCGCTGAATCCTTAGAGAAGTTCATTGCCGTTCTCGTTATTGCTTGTCCTTGTGCCTTGGGCTTAGCCACTCCAACGTCCATTATGGCCGGTTCAGGCCGGGCTGCGGAGTACGGAATCCTATTTAAAGGCGGCGAGCACCTGGAGACCGCTCATCGGATCGATACGATTATTTTGGATAAAACAGGAACGATTACAAACGGCAAACCAACGCTGACCGATGTCATTCTGGCCAATGAGCACAATGAGCCGGAATTCCTGCGGCTGGTCGGGGCAGCTGAAAAAAGCTCCGAGCATCCGCTTGCTGAGGCCATTGTTGAGGGAATTAAAGAGAAGGGAATTCCGCTTGGGTCCTCCGAAAGCTTCGAAGCCATCCCAGGATTCGGTATTCAATCACGGGTAGAAGGGAAGGATTTATTCATAGGAACGCGCAGGCTTATGAAGAATCATAACATTTCAATTCCAGATGCTCATTTAGCCCGAATGGAGGACTTGGAGAAGCAAGGGAAAACGGCGATGCTAGTGGCGGTAGACAACGAATTTGCCGGAATCGTAGCTGTAGCGGATACCGTGAAGGATACCTCCAAGGAGGCGATTGCCCGCCTGAAAAAATTGGGGCTGGATGTAGTCATGATTACAGGCGACAATACGCAGACAGCCAAGGCTATTGCCCATCAGGTCGGGATTGACCATGTGATCGCCGAAGTTCTGCCGGAAGGAAAGGCAGAGGAAGTGAAGAAGCTTCAGCAGGCCGGGAAAAAGGTGGCTATGGTAGGCGACGGCATCAACGATGCTCCTGCTTTGGCAACAGCCGATATCGGCATGGCTATCGGGACAGGAACGGATGTGGCGATGGAGGCGGCAGACATTACGCTAATACGTGGAGATTTGAACAGTATTGCCGATGCCATTTACATGAGTAAAATGACAATCCGGAATATTAAACAAAATCTGTTCTGGGCGCTTGCCTATAACAGCCTCGGGGTGCCGATTGCAGCACTAGGCTTCTTGGCTCCGTGGGTTGCCGGGGCAGCCATGGCATTTAGCTCTGTATCTGTAGTACTGAATGCCTTAAGATTGCAGCGAATCAAATTGATAGCTTAA
- a CDS encoding S-layer homology domain-containing protein, which produces MKIRTLTKLVITSAMGLSLLGPALPSGLHAAEQISFTDVKKGSWYEETVQWAVSKDMVKGYADGTFKPQQTVSEAEFLAMLLRAFEPELVTSAQQGHWVDAYYNRAQQLNYPVIGYKELLSRNQPISREQVAELVTATEGVNFSGDHAIHYVLAFGLATGKDPNIVSVDSYEGKSALTRAEALQFIKNVSEYGIGGLLERPDEKNNPQDLPEL; this is translated from the coding sequence ATGAAAATTCGAACACTTACAAAACTAGTCATCACATCTGCAATGGGCCTGTCTCTTCTTGGACCAGCCCTACCGTCAGGCCTTCATGCTGCAGAGCAGATTTCCTTCACGGACGTTAAGAAGGGCTCCTGGTATGAAGAGACGGTGCAATGGGCCGTTTCCAAGGATATGGTCAAAGGGTACGCTGACGGGACATTCAAACCGCAGCAAACGGTAAGCGAAGCCGAATTCCTCGCTATGCTGCTGCGGGCTTTCGAGCCGGAGCTGGTCACCTCCGCCCAGCAAGGCCATTGGGTGGATGCTTATTATAACCGGGCGCAGCAGCTAAATTATCCGGTCATCGGCTACAAAGAGCTTTTATCTAGAAATCAACCGATTTCCCGGGAGCAGGTTGCCGAATTGGTCACCGCCACGGAAGGCGTCAACTTCAGCGGCGATCATGCCATCCACTACGTGCTTGCCTTCGGGCTCGCTACGGGTAAAGACCCGAATATCGTAAGCGTGGACAGCTATGAAGGCAAAAGCGCCTTAACGCGCGCTGAAGCTCTGCAGTTCATCAAAAATGTCAGCGAATACGGCATCGGCGGACTGCTGGAAAGACCAGATGAGAAGAATAATCCACAGGATCTTCCCGAGCTATAA
- the nadE gene encoding ammonia-dependent NAD(+) synthetase → MSIDHTQKQITEALHVKPSIDVQAEIRSRIDFLKAYCKKASAKGYVLGISGGQDSTLAGRLAQLAVEELRAEGYEATFYAVRLPYGVQKDEADAVAAMEFIQADREFVVNIQEPVLALANVVEQSTGQKLSDFNKGNAKARMRMIVQYAIGGETGCLVVGTDHAAESATGFFTKFGDGGADVLPLAGLTKGQGRELLMELKAAEQLYLKIPTADLLDDKPLQSDETELGISYEVLDQYLTGNAVDPQDKASIEKRYAISRHKRELPATPFDTWWK, encoded by the coding sequence ATGTCAATCGATCATACTCAAAAACAAATCACTGAAGCATTACATGTCAAGCCGAGCATCGATGTACAAGCGGAAATCCGCAGCCGGATCGACTTCTTAAAAGCTTATTGCAAAAAGGCTAGTGCGAAGGGTTATGTTCTAGGCATTAGCGGAGGCCAGGACTCCACGCTGGCCGGCCGGCTGGCGCAATTGGCGGTAGAGGAGCTCCGTGCCGAGGGGTACGAGGCGACATTCTATGCGGTGCGCCTGCCTTATGGGGTGCAGAAGGATGAAGCCGATGCCGTGGCGGCCATGGAATTCATTCAGGCGGACCGGGAATTTGTCGTTAACATTCAGGAGCCTGTCTTGGCTCTGGCTAACGTGGTAGAACAGAGCACCGGCCAAAAACTATCTGATTTCAATAAAGGCAACGCCAAAGCGCGCATGCGCATGATCGTACAATATGCCATCGGCGGAGAAACCGGCTGTCTGGTCGTAGGCACAGATCATGCCGCTGAATCGGCCACGGGCTTTTTTACGAAGTTCGGTGACGGGGGGGCCGATGTGCTGCCGCTGGCTGGACTGACTAAGGGGCAAGGACGCGAGCTTCTGATGGAGCTCAAGGCAGCTGAACAACTCTATCTGAAAATACCGACGGCCGATCTGCTGGATGACAAACCTCTGCAATCCGACGAAACCGAGCTCGGCATCTCCTACGAGGTGCTGGATCAATATTTGACGGGAAATGCCGTTGACCCGCAGGATAAAGCGAGCATCGAGAAGCGGTATGCCATTTCCCGGCATAAGCGGGAGCTTCCGGCCACGCCTTTTGATACGTGGTGGAAATAG
- the copZ gene encoding copper chaperone CopZ, whose protein sequence is MEQTTLHVKGMSCGHCINSIEGNVGKMNGVESVKVNLNEGTVAVSFDPKAVSLKEIKEVIDEQGYEVDGAHV, encoded by the coding sequence ATGGAACAAACAACACTCCATGTTAAAGGGATGTCCTGTGGACATTGTATCAACTCTATAGAAGGTAATGTCGGAAAAATGAACGGTGTGGAGTCCGTCAAGGTAAATTTGAATGAAGGAACTGTGGCTGTATCATTTGATCCTAAGGCTGTGTCCTTGAAGGAAATTAAAGAGGTCATTGACGAGCAGGGTTACGAAGTGGATGGAGCGCACGTCTAA
- a CDS encoding RNA methyltransferase, with amino-acid sequence MQQITSPNNPRVKEWAGLLEKKNRDKQLKYVIEGIHLVQEALKARADLECVCYEIERGIPAELSEAAAASLDVEWIGVTAAIIAKCTDAKTPQPVFAIARKNRGELEPLLTEERSLVVVLDGVQDPGNVGTIIRSADAVGASGVIVGLGCADIYNPKVIRSTMGSLFHLPVIEGDLADILPQAKARGIRLAGTSLQAAASCYAYDFTGPVWLLFGSEARGLSANVRELMDDGLLIPMRGQAESLNVAMAASVLLFEAQRQRYYRQ; translated from the coding sequence ATGCAGCAAATTACTTCTCCGAACAATCCCCGCGTGAAGGAATGGGCCGGACTGCTTGAGAAGAAAAACCGGGATAAGCAACTGAAATACGTAATTGAGGGCATTCATCTGGTGCAGGAAGCGCTGAAGGCGCGGGCTGATCTGGAATGCGTATGCTATGAAATTGAGCGGGGGATCCCCGCCGAGCTGTCAGAGGCGGCTGCCGCCTCGCTGGATGTGGAGTGGATCGGTGTAACGGCAGCTATCATCGCCAAATGCACCGATGCAAAGACGCCGCAGCCGGTGTTCGCGATCGCCCGCAAAAACCGCGGCGAGCTTGAGCCCTTGCTGACAGAGGAACGCAGCCTCGTCGTCGTGCTGGACGGTGTGCAGGACCCCGGGAACGTCGGCACGATCATTCGCAGCGCGGATGCCGTTGGTGCGAGCGGCGTGATCGTCGGCCTAGGCTGCGCGGATATATACAACCCGAAAGTCATTCGTTCAACCATGGGCTCCTTATTCCATTTGCCCGTCATTGAAGGTGACCTGGCCGACATTCTGCCCCAGGCCAAAGCCCGGGGGATCCGGCTGGCCGGAACGAGCCTGCAGGCGGCAGCGAGCTGCTACGCATATGACTTTACAGGGCCGGTATGGCTGCTGTTCGGCAGCGAAGCAAGAGGCCTGAGTGCGAACGTGCGTGAGCTGATGGACGACGGGCTGCTTATCCCGATGCGGGGGCAGGCGGAATCGTTGAACGTGGCCATGGCCGCTTCGGTGCTGCTGTTTGAAGCGCAGCGGCAGCGGTATTATAGACAATGA
- a CDS encoding S8 family serine peptidase, with product MSRLTNKIIASVLAILLLLHLGTLGLGSANANASLSGMQQEVIVVYKNEGGKDTVYNESIDILHEFDTIPAVAATVSNHDLPALAADPNIALIERNITFRITGGEFKTASIPSEQNGWGFQAVQPTLMWNSGYTGTGVKVAVIDSGIYPHPELAIAGGISTVDYTNSYTDDNGHGTHVAGIIAAKSNGSGTVGIAPGVQLYAVKTMDQNGEGTLQDVLEGIEWSIQNHMDIINLSLGTDTHSELLKEMVDLANAQGIVVVGSAGNSQTTEDANGNIVPVPLSTYTINYPAKYDSVIAVAAVDANNARGAFSSVGDEVEVAAPGVDILSTYVSSGAPAYALSSGTSQAAPHVSGMIALLKQKDPGMTNVQLREEIKKYAMDLGPAGRDIEYGYGMVSFDRSLDQTPPANVTNLQVLGKTDSEISIAWNNPVNSDFATNNIYANGVYAGSAAGQTYTLTQLQPTTSYSITVKSADRSGNESSGETVTVITDNIPRIPDTTAPAEVSDLVVTATSSTYVKLGWTNPAEPDFAKVHLYLNGTKVHETAETSYKFEGLTPNTSYRFGVKTADLAGNISSGLSITASTLAAGAADPAGPGHEPPAADTTAPAEVTQLALVKATSSSLQVGWSNPADPDFAMVKLYINNNYITDTAASSYQFNGLLADTAYKIVVKTVDTHGNVSDGASLTARTQPAPAVNHPAPSTPPASGGPSAPGGGIIQVPVNVTPAPAGNTAQVGEQDEADAAAGNQLQEAKASLDKAKQTLTIGDFVQAKMAVQRLTDQEKREEFRQELNRLKEELSIQDLPSKLGVRSTIPIGISLQVAMKSANYKYIDPSSLKPGENIFVLNSKGEAVHDTVEIKILFNRIHVTPKKGKFAAKETYTIIMDTTVKGKPDPSASDSFELKNPLILEFTTR from the coding sequence ATGAGCAGACTGACAAACAAGATTATCGCATCTGTTCTCGCCATTTTGCTGCTGCTCCATTTGGGGACCCTAGGATTAGGGTCGGCAAATGCCAACGCCTCGCTGTCCGGAATGCAGCAGGAGGTCATTGTCGTTTATAAAAACGAGGGTGGCAAGGACACAGTATACAACGAAAGTATTGATATTCTTCATGAATTCGACACCATCCCTGCCGTAGCTGCTACGGTAAGCAATCACGATCTGCCTGCATTGGCAGCCGATCCGAATATCGCGCTGATCGAACGCAATATTACCTTTCGGATAACGGGCGGGGAATTCAAAACAGCGTCCATTCCCTCCGAGCAAAACGGATGGGGCTTTCAGGCTGTTCAGCCAACCCTGATGTGGAACTCAGGCTATACGGGCACAGGCGTCAAAGTGGCCGTCATTGATTCCGGGATTTATCCGCATCCTGAACTAGCGATTGCCGGGGGGATATCGACCGTAGATTACACGAATAGTTACACGGATGATAACGGACACGGCACACATGTCGCAGGCATTATCGCCGCCAAAAGCAATGGCAGCGGAACAGTAGGTATCGCGCCCGGCGTCCAGCTCTATGCCGTAAAAACGATGGATCAGAACGGCGAAGGAACGCTTCAGGACGTCCTTGAAGGCATCGAATGGTCGATTCAAAACCATATGGATATTATTAACCTATCTCTCGGAACGGATACGCATTCCGAGCTGTTAAAAGAGATGGTAGACCTAGCAAATGCCCAAGGTATCGTCGTCGTCGGTTCGGCAGGCAACAGCCAGACGACGGAAGATGCGAACGGCAATATCGTCCCTGTTCCCTTAAGCACTTATACAATCAATTACCCCGCTAAATATGACAGCGTAATTGCTGTTGCGGCGGTGGATGCCAATAACGCACGCGGCGCTTTCTCCTCAGTCGGCGATGAAGTTGAAGTCGCAGCACCTGGCGTGGACATCCTATCGACTTATGTAAGCAGCGGCGCTCCCGCTTATGCGTTATCCAGCGGAACATCGCAAGCTGCTCCGCATGTTTCCGGCATGATTGCTCTGCTCAAACAGAAAGATCCCGGAATGACGAACGTACAGCTTCGCGAGGAAATCAAAAAATATGCAATGGATCTGGGACCCGCCGGACGGGATATCGAATATGGCTACGGTATGGTGAGCTTCGACCGGTCACTTGATCAGACCCCGCCTGCGAATGTCACGAATCTTCAAGTCCTAGGAAAAACGGATTCAGAGATTTCGATTGCTTGGAATAATCCGGTGAATTCGGACTTTGCAACCAATAATATCTACGCCAATGGCGTTTATGCAGGCAGCGCAGCGGGCCAAACGTATACCTTGACCCAACTGCAGCCAACCACGTCCTATTCAATTACCGTTAAATCGGCGGATAGGAGCGGAAACGAATCTTCTGGGGAAACAGTCACGGTCATTACAGACAATATTCCTCGAATTCCGGATACGACTGCCCCGGCAGAAGTATCAGATCTCGTGGTCACAGCAACGTCCTCCACCTACGTGAAGCTAGGTTGGACCAATCCTGCAGAACCTGATTTTGCAAAAGTCCATCTCTACCTTAACGGAACCAAGGTACACGAGACTGCAGAAACATCTTATAAATTCGAAGGGTTGACCCCGAATACAAGCTATCGCTTTGGGGTAAAAACAGCAGACCTTGCTGGCAATATTTCATCCGGCTTGAGTATTACTGCCTCCACCCTAGCTGCAGGTGCTGCTGATCCAGCAGGCCCTGGTCATGAGCCGCCTGCAGCGGATACAACGGCTCCAGCAGAAGTAACTCAATTGGCGCTGGTTAAAGCGACAAGCTCATCGCTGCAGGTCGGTTGGAGCAACCCGGCAGATCCCGATTTTGCCATGGTCAAGCTATACATCAACAATAATTACATTACGGATACAGCAGCTTCATCATACCAATTCAACGGTTTGCTTGCGGACACCGCCTATAAGATCGTGGTCAAGACCGTAGACACCCATGGCAACGTATCTGATGGAGCTTCGCTAACGGCAAGGACGCAACCCGCTCCGGCCGTAAATCATCCCGCACCTTCGACGCCTCCTGCGTCAGGAGGACCATCAGCTCCGGGAGGCGGTATCATTCAGGTTCCGGTTAACGTAACACCTGCCCCGGCAGGAAATACGGCACAAGTCGGGGAGCAGGACGAAGCGGATGCAGCTGCAGGGAACCAGCTTCAAGAAGCCAAAGCATCGCTAGATAAGGCCAAGCAGACGCTAACCATCGGTGACTTCGTCCAGGCTAAAATGGCCGTTCAAAGGCTGACTGACCAAGAGAAGCGCGAAGAGTTCCGGCAGGAATTGAATCGCCTCAAGGAAGAGCTGAGCATTCAGGATCTGCCGTCCAAACTAGGGGTTCGTTCTACTATACCGATCGGCATCAGTCTTCAAGTGGCCATGAAAAGCGCAAACTATAAATACATTGATCCATCGTCCCTAAAGCCTGGCGAGAACATCTTCGTCTTGAACAGCAAAGGGGAAGCCGTACACGATACGGTAGAGATCAAAATACTGTTCAATCGAATTCATGTAACGCCGAAGAAAGGCAAGTTCGCTGCCAAAGAAACCTACACCATCATTATGGACACGACAGTAAAAGGCAAGCCGGATCCGAGTGCGTCTGACAGCTTTGAACTGAAAAACCCGTTGATTTTAGAGTTCACAACAAGATAG
- a CDS encoding cation diffusion facilitator family transporter: MSEHHNHGHSHDAGHSHVHTNNKKTLFFSFLIITLYMIVEAVGGMVTNSLALLSDAGHMLSDSIALAIALLAFWFGEKAVNTGKTYGYRRFEILAASLNGITLIGISVYIFYEAIQRFSHPPEVATTGMLIISIIGLLINILVAWIMMRGGDTENNLNMRGAFLHVISDMLGSVGAIAAALLMIFFGWGWADPLASVIVAALVLRSGYFVTKSSLHVLMEGTPQNVNLNEITDTIQQVDGVKGVHDVHIWSITSSLNALTAHIVVDGDKTIYETEAILQKIEHILEHKEIRHVTLQAESEKHNHENSIFCTTKADTPHAHAHAHPH; the protein is encoded by the coding sequence ATGTCTGAACACCATAACCACGGCCACAGTCATGATGCTGGGCATAGCCATGTTCACACCAATAATAAGAAAACACTGTTTTTTTCATTCCTCATCATTACCCTTTATATGATCGTAGAGGCCGTTGGCGGCATGGTTACCAATAGCTTGGCCTTGCTCTCCGATGCGGGTCATATGCTATCCGACTCCATTGCTCTAGCCATTGCTTTATTGGCCTTCTGGTTCGGAGAAAAGGCTGTAAATACAGGGAAAACGTACGGGTACAGACGTTTCGAAATTTTAGCGGCCTCCCTTAACGGCATAACGTTGATTGGCATTTCGGTATATATTTTTTATGAAGCCATTCAGCGCTTTAGTCATCCTCCAGAGGTTGCCACCACAGGTATGCTGATTATTAGTATTATCGGTTTGCTGATCAACATACTGGTCGCGTGGATTATGATGCGCGGAGGCGACACGGAGAACAACTTGAATATGCGCGGCGCCTTTTTACACGTCATCAGCGATATGCTTGGTTCTGTTGGTGCCATTGCCGCAGCCTTGCTGATGATCTTCTTCGGCTGGGGCTGGGCGGACCCGCTGGCTAGTGTGATCGTAGCTGCCCTTGTATTGCGAAGCGGTTACTTTGTTACTAAATCGTCCTTGCATGTCCTGATGGAAGGGACGCCGCAAAATGTAAATTTAAATGAGATTACGGATACTATTCAGCAGGTAGACGGAGTAAAGGGAGTTCACGATGTTCATATTTGGTCGATTACAAGCAGCCTGAATGCTCTTACAGCCCATATCGTGGTCGACGGAGACAAGACCATTTATGAGACAGAAGCCATTTTGCAAAAAATTGAACATATTTTAGAGCATAAAGAGATTAGGCACGTGACCTTGCAGGCCGAATCGGAAAAGCATAATCATGAAAACTCCATTTTCTGCACCACCAAAGCAGATACGCCACATGCCCATGCGCATGCTCATCCGCATTAA
- a CDS encoding MBL fold metallo-hydrolase, translated as MDKQIEHGNDYHYIPVTSVGSGVGVEVVPDLYSYTIQIVNIGLVGQRDSKEFVLIDTGMPESAGEIIAVTEERFGANSRPKAIILTHGHFDHVGAVVDLVKHWNVPVYAHELELPFLTGQMSYPEPDATVEGGAVAKMSPFFPIEPVNLGDQVKALPADGTVPHLPDFRWIHTPGHSPGHVSLFRDKDRSLIAGDAFVTVRQDSLYKVFTQEVEINGPPRYLTTDWPAAWDSVKKLAALNPSVAICGHGMPVSGELLSRNLEKLVKQFDQIAIPDYGKYVNKH; from the coding sequence ATGGATAAACAAATTGAACATGGCAATGATTACCATTATATTCCGGTTACCTCTGTAGGCAGTGGTGTTGGTGTGGAAGTCGTACCAGATTTATATAGCTATACCATTCAAATTGTTAACATCGGCTTGGTTGGTCAGCGGGACTCGAAGGAATTCGTATTAATTGATACCGGAATGCCGGAATCAGCTGGTGAAATCATTGCTGTCACTGAAGAACGTTTTGGCGCAAACAGCCGTCCTAAGGCAATTATTTTAACGCATGGTCACTTTGATCATGTGGGAGCTGTGGTTGACCTGGTAAAACATTGGAATGTTCCTGTATATGCTCATGAATTAGAGTTGCCGTTCTTGACAGGGCAAATGAGTTATCCAGAGCCGGATGCCACTGTTGAAGGCGGGGCGGTAGCCAAGATGTCACCCTTCTTTCCGATTGAACCAGTCAATCTAGGGGATCAGGTCAAAGCCCTTCCTGCTGACGGAACTGTACCTCATTTGCCTGATTTTCGCTGGATTCACACCCCGGGCCATTCACCAGGACATGTGTCATTGTTCAGGGATAAGGATCGCTCCCTTATTGCAGGAGATGCCTTCGTAACAGTAAGACAGGACTCGCTGTATAAGGTGTTTACTCAAGAGGTAGAGATTAATGGCCCGCCAAGATATCTTACGACGGACTGGCCAGCGGCATGGGATTCAGTTAAGAAATTGGCGGCGCTAAACCCATCTGTGGCGATTTGCGGTCACGGAATGCCTGTGTCTGGCGAGCTATTGTCCAGAAATCTTGAAAAACTGGTAAAGCAGTTTGACCAAATTGCGATTCCTGATTACGGCAAATACGTAAATAAGCATTAG